The genomic region AacgagaacaaattttgaattttgggaacattttttcaaaaactgaaattttttggaaacatgaacaaaatttaaaattttgtttttttaaggaagagaagaaaagaaaatcataaacattttgTAAAACTACGAACatattctgaaaaagaaaaataaacttagAAAAGAaattaaaacaagaaacaaaaaacgaaaaaatgaaaaagaaatagaaacgaaaaaaagagaaataaaaaaactGTAGAAACCCGAAAAAGAACCAGAAAAAAACGATACAGAAAAAAAAAAcccggttcagggaaccttctggaaggttcccaaaaccggtttgGACGCATTAtgtgtgggccggcccatttgcgtcGCTCGCTGCGCTGCCCCTGTGCGATCGCTCGACAGTTTGCCGCAGCGAGCGGCAAATAGGATTTTCCGAGAGAAACTGCCTCCTTCTTTTGTTTTGTTTGCGATCCAAGAGGGGGGCCCTCAGGAGATGTGGAGCCTGGCCCAGCGCATGGCTGACGGCCTGACCATCGGACACATACAGCGAATAACCCATGTATCATTTTTTCCAGCCAAACGATCACGTCAATCTCCAGTCCCCCAATCCATCGCTACcgatgctgccaccgccgccgcggccacgATGGAGGATAAATCTGCAGGCTCGTCTTCACACCCTGGTAGGTAGGGATCCCTTTGCTCTTTTTTGGATTCGATCCCGTCAGTTCGTATTGATTTTGAGATTTCTGCCCTTTCTTGCTCTACACTGAAAAAATTGTAGTCCCCATGAGCAGGATTTCGACTGTCTCCAAGGCATTCAGATGGTCCCTCCCATATAGAAGATTTCAATTTGGGTTTTTGGATCAGGAATTCAGGATCAAAGTGGACACAAAATGATGCTTTTGTATCTGCATATGGTACAACTAATACAATGAATCTTCTGTTCATTTCTCATATTGCTTACGGAATTTAACCCATTATCCGTATTAAGCTTTGAAGATGATTTTTGTGCTTCATAAGATACCAAAGAAGTCTTATGAAAAGAACATGTATAAGGAGGTAGTGGATGTTTTGATAATGGCCCAGGTATGCTTCCTTTATGTGATTGTTTTTGTCCTACTGTAAGAAGCATGTGCATCTTATAAATAGATATATATTGACAAAAACGATGTGAGGTCCGTAAATGTCTCAAGATAGATTCGGTTTGGCAAATTTACACATTGAAAAGAAATTATTGAACAAGTTTGATATTCATATCGTCATTGGAACCTTTACATTTACAAAGTTAGAAATAAAATAAGGTAATATATAAGGGCCCTGATTTttgtttcgccccgggcccccgaaatctcaggaccggccctggatATAGACGTTGCGTTGATGAATCCAGCAACGATGAATGTTCATCTAATGAAACTCAAGATGAACTTAGGGTGTCACACATGAGTTGGTCTGATTCCCGTTATCGACTACCCCCTTCCTCTACCttaggacgaagggagtagtatgtGTATTAGTTTGACGTGCTACTTGATAATTGGAAAAGTTTTGACTTAATCTTGCTCAATAGACTCTGCGATCCATAACCCGATGACCTATGGGTTGGTTAGTTACTTTGATGTTTATTGTCAATGCATATTTGAAACACCCGAACTCGTATATGGCAGTATATATTTTGTATTTTCCTTTGATGTGCTGTGGATGGGACCGAATTCATGCTTTGTACTGGCATAAATGCATGGGGAATACATTTTACGTATACTAATTATATTGGCATCATCCTTATTAACATAATTCGTCCATGTAATTCACATCCAAAGTTGAATGGATAAATCTAGCCTTGATAGGGACGCAGAGTTTCTgagcccgagctcaaatgagctcgggtgaacagtaaaatcgaaaacaaataattttaaaaaaatctgattttttttgtgacaaacattgacaaaagtttcaAGTGCCTGCAAAAATTTGTCATGGAATCACATTCCTAGAAGACATGGCAAAAAAATGATACTCTAAAAATGCTACTTTCATGGAGCACTAAAATTGTTTTTTGCCACGCCGTACAGGAATGTGATTCCATGAAGAATTTTTGTAAGCACTTGGAACTTTTGtcaaaaaaaaattcacaaaaaaatcagatttgtttttgattttactgttcatcgagctcatttgagctcgggagcagaaggaCACTTTTCCCTTGATAGATGCTTCTCTCCCACACCAAATCTTTCTAGGAAGCAAAAATAAAGTTAATTTAAAATCAATATTGAGTTCAACTTTTCATGTGTGGATGAAGAATAACAAAAAAATAATATGTGTTCATACAGAAAATAATGTGGTCAGAACATATGCCTTAGAGAGGCTCATTGTTCAACCACCTTTGAGCCATGCCGAAACATTCTTTAGGCCGGTACTCTGGAGCAGTATGACCAACACCCTGTACAAATAACGAATCATGCTCTCAATCAGGTTAGAACTTGTATGGTTCCTCATGGACAtgattttaaaaggaaaataaGATCACCTTCACTGTGGCAAATGTCATATTTTTTGTGTATTCTATGGTAAATCTACAGAAAAGAAAAGATGCATCCCATGTCAAAAAGAGTGGGGAGAAAGCCAGTACACAAGGTATGTGCCATGAAGTTTTTCTTATATTTGAAATAGGGAGATAGAAAGACTTAACCCAGCAGCCTGCCCACTAAGATGCCATGCCCTCCAGTCATCAACGATTGAAAAGTTCAAGGATTTTATCCATGCTTGTGTGCCAAGAAATGGTGCCTCGAGATCATGATCTCCGCTGCGCTcagaagttgttttagttatgagGTGCGCAGGAACATTTTGAGCCAATGTGATCAAGTAAAAAAAATCGCATGCCCTTGTTTTTACCTATACACAAGTGCACGATAACCCCTCGTAGTAAGGTTGAGATGGTATGGTATACTGCTTGGTATATCATATGTGTAGGGGAGCCCTATGTTGCATTGTACCCACTCACTGGTTGTTCCCTATTGCCAAATTAACTTTCATCAATGGTGTTCCAAATGTTGTGGATTGGAAAAAAGAATGTCATGTGTGCTCCTACATGGCATCTGTGTTAAGCTAAAAGATGAACTTTGAATCTCAACTTTTCCCCAAAATCTGATTCGGTATGGAAACTTTGAAACCGTCTAAAGAGAACCATAAACTTATGAATTAATAAGTTGTGTACACTTCGaaaaacaaaatgcaaataaaGGCATGGATAAAGTTGCCAGTTACCAATCTTCTCCTTTTAAGCCGGTCACCCCTCGCTTTGACCTCCCACTGTTAGCAAACTTTTGCATGGTATGTATCTCGCAACCATGCAAGTGAAACTAGTTTTATTGGATATCATGTCAGTGCAAACCAATTTGATGTCAATTGATGCTATAAAAGTGTCTGGTGTATTTAGATGTTTTAAAATTTGCATGAGTAAAGATAAACTTGATGCAAAGTCCAGGCTTCAAAAGGTGATGGTTTTCATTACATTTTTCTACTTCTACAACAATTTTTTTACCCTATACTATGTTCAATTTTAGATCTAAAGAAGTTAAAACTATATAATGATACATTTGAATGCATACTCTGTGAAATAAGTTTCATGTAGAACACATAGTATGTACCTCCTTGATCCCAAGAGCTTTTCTAGTCATATTGTTGTTCATCCAAAAGTAAGCCAGATAGTAACCATATGTCTGCAGTTTAGAAAAGAATTCCAGATAAGTTTTTGCTATGAGAAAAGCATCATATGACATTTTTCAGGTTCATCGATTCATCATAATACGTATATCGAATTGACACCCCATGGATGAAGAGAGACTAACAAGACAATCTACAGTTGGAAGTGCAGGTGGCTTGTTTAACTTGGTGGATTCTTCCAACAAAAAATTTCTTCTTGAAGCATCATCTATGGTGTTTGGCGCAACAACATCACATTTTTTGTACAAGATGTGCTCAATTGAAATTTCAGAAATGAGCTGTGATAGAAGAGAAGTGCATTAGAAGATGTTGGCAATACCATAGTTCACAACAACAAAGCAATACATGAATCTTACACTTTCTTTTGCGAGGAATGAATCTTACATTGTTGATAGCATGCAGCACTTCAACACACATTTCACTCACATGGTTAACATAATCTCATTTGCAGTTCTTCACTGCAGTCTTCACAAAAGGAAACCATGCTATAACTTCTTAGATTGAAGCACACTGCAAAAATTTGTTGAAGCATGCAAATGTGCCATCACCTCATATATTTCATCAGATATTATCCCAAAGCCATGAGCACTTGGAACTTTGTAATTTTCATCAAACTTTGGATCTGTTATAGGGTTGCCAACCATATATCCCTAAAAATAATTGCATTAAcattgcaaaagaaaaaaaacatgatcTCACTCTCTTTTTCATTCTGTTGCCATTATCGATATTAAATGTTCAAAGGATAGATAATAACTTGCCTTGAGATTGATGGTAGGTTGCTGCCCCATGTCAATTCCTGGAGGATATTAGAATCAAGAGTTAAGTCCACATTGCCCCCCTCAACTTTGGTTGAAGTTTGAAATTACCCTCCTCGGTTCATACAACAACTCTAGAAAAATGGCATGATACATCCCCCCCCCCCTTCATGTTTTACCAGTTTTGTCCTATGTGGCGGCGAAGACATCATCACCATGTCATGTGCTCTCTCCTCTTTGTCTATGTTAGAATATGAGGCAGCAAGATAAAAATGTTACTTTATCATAAAAGTGTGCAAATAGTTACAGATTTAAACCATCGACTCAATAAATTGTGTTagtttttctatcatttttttattttctcaatTGCTTGGAAAATTTCATCCAAACTTCGAGGTAGAAATCTTGAACAATATGTGTTTTAAATAGTTTCTCTAAGAGAGCTTAAATTTTAGTAATTGACTTAGAGAATCATGTGTAATATTCTGTAGTACTCTGAATGGTTTGAAATTTTGATCCAAATTTGAGGTGCCATTTTAACATATTTTTTCTCATCAACTATTTTTCAAAATTAATTGAGCCTTCTGCCCGGtgaattatttttctcttttgtaaACTAAAACTTATAGGTCGTATGAAATATGTTCCAAAAGTTTCAATTATGTGAGATTTTTTTATAATGAAGAGAGAAGATGTTGTGACGATCAAGATGTGGCTTCCATGCAGGCAACACCAGTGGAAACTGGAGGAGGGTTATAATGTGGGGCATATTTTGATGGTCTTGCACACAATGTTAGTAATCTGAGCTCCATGAACAGTTGAGGAGGAGGGACCCATGGACTTTATCTCTTGAATCAAATTCAGAGTTTTATAACTTGAAATTTTGCGGAAAGACATGATTTTCTAGTTCCTTTCGAACCCTTTGTCGTACTACATTCTGGAGTGTGCATAGAAGTGCAATGTTCTAAAGAGTTACTCCCtctataaacaaatataagacgttttagatcagGGAGTAACAATTATACCTTCTGAAATGCCTTGTGCAATAAGTGGAATCACCTTTCCAGCATATGAATCTCCACCAATGTAGAAAGGATTTGAGAGGAATTGCGGATGATCCGTGAACCACTGTACATAACCATGCATAGAGCGGACAATAATCAACGCTCGGACGTTCtccatgcaaaacaatatgacggTACGGCATCAGCGATGCCTCTCATCACCTTATTCAGAAATATTTGGACTTGCGAAGATGATGAGTAGTCCCCAACATCGTAGCCTTTGGGATCACGAGCGAACGAAAAACCGGAACCGACCGGTGAATCCAACAAGAGTATGTTTGCCATCTGATCGAGAATTGTTGTTAGTAAACCATAAAATTGACCAAAAGAAAATTCATTAGGACGAACATCTCAGTTACATGAATGATCATCAATAATCTCACCTTTGTCCATGAATATGGGTTATACACCAACTCCGGCAAACCGCCACTATACGGTGCCAACACAAACTTGAGAGGACCTACGGTGCAAAACAATGATGGATAGATGTATATGAGCAGCAACTACGTGGTATAGTACGCATGTCAGAAAGTGGAAGCCGGCTTGGTGAACTGACCAATTTCAAAGGCCAGGCCCATGATGACCgagcagcggggcccaccagtgaGCCACAGGAGCAGAGGGTCGGTGCCGGGGCTCCTCTCCGACTCGACGAAGTAGTAGAAGAGCTCCGCCCCGGTCTCCTCCTCCACGCCCACGTACCTGCATCGCACGGCCACTCCGGCCATGAGTCCGGCGCCATTTCAACCAAGCTTTTAGTTGTGGAGGTACAACGCCTAGAGCTTACCCTGTTTCAAGGTTGAAGGGCAGAGGCCCATCGAATCCTGGCAGGTGCGTCACCGCCGCCGTGGCCGGGCGTGAGAGCGGCAGGAGCAGGAGGACGGGAACGAGatgcagcagcagcggcggcagcgacAAGAAGTGGCGTTGCCCGGCGGTACGCACCCGGAGAAGCTTcaaggactctctctctctctctctctctctctctctctctcttcctttcTTTGGGCCTCTGGGCACGTAGCCGTGCCTGTACTGCTGCCTGCTGCTCGAATCCATTTGGATGCGTGGAAGGTATTGTCACGTGGAAATGGTTGGCATGTCACCTTCTTTTCGAAAAGGAAAGCTCGCCTGCTCACTAATTGACGTCGACAGGAGAATGTTTTCTCGACCAGAATACTCCTATATACGTAACATGTAGAGATGAAAAAACAGTACATATATACGCTACAGAGAAAGGGTGAAGCAGGATATTCAAGCTCACTGTGGACAAATCAGAATTCAGCTTCTTATTACAAACCGGGCTAATTCCCTTTTTGTTTAGTCACATGATGGAAATGCAAGATTTTGTACGAGTACAGggaacagggaagggaaagagcgAATCCCCATTGTACATACACAAAGTATTTCCTCCGTCTTAGAATGTAAGACCATTTTTTACATCATTATAGTGTCagaaatgatcttatattgtgagAAGGAGGGAGTAACTATCTTAGAGGCATCTCTAACTGAGTTTAACTCCTTAAACGCCTTTTCAAACTTGAACTCAATTTtttattgaaaatgaaactcctagAATCCGACGAGTTTAAAAAACATGGGCCTAGGTCTCGTCCTATTTTTGCCAATTATGACAACTTTTATCTTAACTTTGCTTTTTTAGCTCTGAGCGAGCTTGTACCGTATCGCAgactttttggatatttgcttaaTAAGATGGcggcatgcatcattatgatgaaGAGGATGAGGATAATCCTCCGCTTCTAAAATAAATATGCCCCCCGCGCCCTATTTCGACTCAACACTAGATGCCTCTTTGTTGAACCCTTGTTGAAGTCAATAAGAATATGGTTGATCTCTACTCCCATCTGGCAAGTGCCACTAGCTAGCAAATCTCAACAACATTTTTCCTATTTTCCCAAGGAAAAAACTCTGAAAAACCTATTGCAAACCTATTTATAAGACTGATAGGTCATGGTCGTGGCGTTTAGGTTGATGGAATCAAGAATCCTGAGGATCTGGTCGAGGGCGCTCTTGTCCTTGAGGATGCCCATGTGCGAGACCTTGGGCAGCTCCACCACCTCGAGGACCTGCGCCGGCGAGTCGGACCAGGCCTTGATCGGTCCCATGAGGCTGGCGAGGTTCACCGTCCCGTCGCCGTCACCGTACACCACATTGACGGGCCCCGCGTCGAACCCCTCGTCCCCGAACACGAGGCTCTCCACGGTGTCGACGCCGGTGCCCACGAGGCACGTGACCGGCACGCCCGGCTCCGGCAGGACCTCGCCGAGCGGCCGTATCCGCGCCCGGTACGGCTCCACCCCATCGGCGAACCCAATGTCGTTGAGGAACTGTGTGACGTTCTTGGCGGAGTAGGTCCGGTTGTGGCGCTCCGACACGACGAGCGTGGTGTTGCCGAAGACCTTGGGCGTGGGCAGCAGCCAGAGGTTGCTCTCGGAGCTGCGCTGCTCGTCGCGGATGAGGGAGGGGTCGACGAAGGGCACGCCGAGGGTGTTGCCGAAGGCGAAGGTGAGCATCTCCTGCACGGAGCCGCCCCACGGCGCGGACAGCGTCACCAGCCGCTTCACGTGCGCCGCGCGCCAGGCGGGCGGGGCGCGCGCCAGGAACTGCAGCGCGTAGAGCCCGCCGAGGCTGTGCGCCATGAGGATCGCCGGCCTCCCGCCGTTGGCCGCGCACGCGGACTCCACCAGCAGCCGGAGGCGCTCCAGGTACGCGCTGCCCACCTGCGAAGGGTGCCCCGGCGCGGCCAGGCCGTAGCGGAAGTCGTAGGGCGCGCCGAAGAGGTCGCGCCCCTCCTCGTACCCGGCCTTCTCCAGCGTGCTCGCGAGGATGTCCATGTACCCCGTCAGGACCCTGCATAACAGTTTTCGCAACGACGTCATTGCCATTGCTGCATTGCGACACCCGCATCATTTTTCTTTACTTCTTAAAAAGAACATAAGGTTTTCATTTCATCTTTTTTCCCATCACCCCTTCATCCAACTTTCCATGCATAATTTACTTACTTTATGAaccaattccactttaatttacttatcAAACTTCTAATTGAAATATAATGTAATTCATgtcagaatttgatgaacatttatttacacaattaGCATTATTACTGACAGGTAAATGACAAGCTAAAGTATTTAAATATTTATATTCCGTTGCGGCATTGTTCTATAGTTGACATATAAAtagatagaagaagaagacgatcttGATTACTTGAGGGTTGGGTCGAGGTAGCGGAGGGTGGAGGTGGAGCCGAAGTCGTCGACCCTGGTCAGCACGCCGGGCGCGTTGCGGTAGTCGTCGGCGTCGCGGTCGTAGTAGAGCATCATGCGCTCGGCGAAGCAGCGGGTGAGGGACGCGACGACGACGGACGGCTCGAACCACATGCGGAACCAGCCGCCGCGGCCGCGCACCAGCGGCCACACCCGGCAGGTCAGGCTCGACGGCCTGTAGTCGTCCGTCAGCCGCGCCTCCAGCTGGTTGCCGCCGGAGCCCGGGATGAGCACCACCGGGTGCAGCAGCTGCCCGCCCGCCGACGACGCGCTCAGCGACAGCATGGTGGTGACCACGGCCGCAGCCAGCAGCACGACCATACGTGGCGGATTTCTCCCCATGGCGAGTGTATGTATGATCGGATTTTGGGTTTTCTTGCTTGTCTCTTTGCTTGTTTTGGGATTTGGTGGTCGCTGTATTGTGTGGCGATGCTTGTGTCTTGGGATCGACGGATGGCTTGGAGAGTTGGAGTGGCTACAAAGGCAGGGCGCGCGTACGGTGGAAATGGTAGTTACGTCGTCCTTGGAGCGGTCGGTAGTCTGGCGTGCGCTGTGAATCTGCGATCAATTCGCGTCTAGCTACTTACTGCTTAAGGGGCGGCTTTTTAGAGCATCTGTGCTCAATGGGATATTTTGCAGGCTCGTCTTGATCGCAAAGAGGCTAATTGGAAAAAATAATTACAAACCACCCCAGCCAAGCAGGTGGGCTGGCATCTGGCAAAAGCTTATATTTCTGACATTGGAACCTTTGACAAGCATGCTTTGGAAGAGCAGTGATTGACACAGGTGTCCAGCCAGCATGAATTAATGTTGGCAACTAGGGGGTCGTCTTTTGAACCTGCCTGATTTTGCCAATCAGGTTACAAATGCATGCATGATCACATTCTGCAGAAGAGACTTTGCAACCATGTGTTCAAATACTACGGCTTTAGATGGCTGCATTCTGTAGACGATGTTGACACCCCAGATGGTGACATTTTAAAACTGATAAAGGTGCCAAAGGCTTGACACATGGGTAAAAACATTTTGAAACTGAGTAGTTGCCAAACATGTATTCAGAAATTACACCTTAATATTTGGAATCCTTGGTCGGCAACAAATTGTCCAAGCTCGTCGCGCAGCTGAAAAATCTCTAGCGAAGTGGCTTCCATATGCAAGATTTTTCTGCAAACCCGAAAAACATTGGGCTCCTTAAATTATATTTTTGCGGGGTCCTTAAAATATTCTTTTGTGGGCGGAACACCATCGACGAGCGGTTGCCGTCCGTTTTCAGCGAACAAGCACCATGGGTACACGACGGTGCGATCTAAGCACATTATCAAATTTGTAGGTGTAGCAATTTATTTCGTCAAAAAGGTGGCTTTGAGTTGATCCGTATATTCATTTTGTCATACTCCATTGAATAATAATAAAAATGGTTTTGTGCATACTTGATACAGAGGTTGGAagttatcctccttttcaaaaagaaaaaaaaaattggCCCGGATTTGTGTTCGTCGTTTTGGTGTGGCTAGGGTTCTTTTTTGAATTTGGGGACCTGTCTAGGGTTTCTCTCTCCCTCCCCTATCCCTTGGCGGTTAGGGTAAACACACTCCTCCAAGCTTCGTCGGCGAGCCCGTGGGTTCATCTCCCCCTCTGTCGGCTGCTCCGGCGGCGGGTGGCATGGAGGGGAATCCCGGTGTCTCTGCTCCGGTTAgtagttaggttagggttttttagTCCTCGCAGGTGCGGCACTCGGACGGATGGCGGTGCTTCTTCTTCGAGTTTTTCTTCCGGGCTCCAATCCTCTTCGAGTTCGTTCATCTGGACGTAGTCGACGGAGCTCCGACGTAAATTCCTGTTGTCTCCTTTGGACGGTGAGGTTAGGGCTTCTCGTCATGTGACGAGATTTGGTGTAAGATGTTTCAGATATATTCAGGGGTTCACCGACGACGACTGCGGCTCCAGGGcgttggtccttaggggcacgtgcaagAAGACTTTCcggttgtcatcgacaaggtcaagccgccTCCGATAGGCAAGCGACGACAGCGACACGTCTGCAGCTCGTTCTGACGGTGGCAGTGGTTGTTCGGTGGTCTCAAAATCTTGAtattattatgtttgaggtgttttGTACCTCCGATGAAGTTTAATAATAGATCTGAATTATTTTCAGAAAAATAATTTGAGGGATCATTGTATGAAGCATGTGGGATCAGCTGGCCTGGCTGAAATATCAGCGCGTGATGTGGACTGAGCCAACCCCATCCAACTAGCACGTTGCTGCCCCTGGACAGGATAACGTTACGTGCCCTTTCTACCGTCGGGACGAGCCATTGGCACAATTTGACACAGGTCCCATCCGCCGTCTGCTGCTAGGGCAGACACAAACGGCCGTCCGCTATAGACCTGTGTGCGCCCGTGACCTGATCCTGTACGACTG from Triticum aestivum cultivar Chinese Spring chromosome 4A, IWGSC CS RefSeq v2.1, whole genome shotgun sequence harbors:
- the LOC123082318 gene encoding lecithin-cholesterol acyltransferase-like 1; protein product: MGRNPPRMVVLLAAAVVTTMLSLSASSAGGQLLHPVVLIPGSGGNQLEARLTDDYRPSSLTCRVWPLVRGRGGWFRMWFEPSVVVASLTRCFAERMMLYYDRDADDYRNAPGVLTRVDDFGSTSTLRYLDPTLKVLTGYMDILASTLEKAGYEEGRDLFGAPYDFRYGLAAPGHPSQVGSAYLERLRLLVESACAANGGRPAILMAHSLGGLYALQFLARAPPAWRAAHVKRLVTLSAPWGGSVQEMLTFAFGNTLGVPFVDPSLIRDEQRSSESNLWLLPTPKVFGNTTLVVSERHNRTYSAKNVTQFLNDIGFADGVEPYRARIRPLGEVLPEPGVPVTCLVGTGVDTVESLVFGDEGFDAGPVNVVYGDGDGTVNLASLMGPIKAWSDSPAQVLEVVELPKVSHMGILKDKSALDQILRILDSINLNATTMTYQSYK